In Roseomonas fluvialis, one genomic interval encodes:
- a CDS encoding sulfotransferase domain-containing protein produces MPDAIEALRFRFAPTGRRLPTLPEAPSDAPSVVGLSLPKAGSTLLFALLQDLAPRAGLAYVSLQDFFFIDGLRQAEQPHEAGSLFRAQGYCYGGFRGPPPYAIPILDTARCVVLVRDPRDMAVSQWYSVTQSHVVPKAAEGEHFMARNRERALARGKDAHVMQVARGFDAQFDRLLSSGILHRATTAVFRYEDVIFRKREWVDAICDWYGWTIAAETRHAVADRHDVRPATPDPSAHIRQVTPGNHREELGEKQLAHMNAALARWLAMFRYA; encoded by the coding sequence ATGCCTGACGCCATCGAGGCGCTGCGATTCCGCTTCGCGCCGACCGGCCGGCGTCTGCCGACCCTGCCGGAGGCGCCATCGGATGCGCCGAGCGTGGTCGGGCTGTCGCTGCCCAAGGCCGGATCGACGCTGCTGTTCGCACTGCTGCAGGACCTCGCGCCACGTGCGGGGCTGGCCTACGTCTCGCTGCAGGATTTCTTCTTCATCGACGGGCTGCGCCAGGCGGAGCAGCCGCACGAGGCCGGTTCGCTGTTCCGAGCGCAGGGGTATTGCTACGGCGGCTTCCGCGGCCCGCCGCCCTACGCCATCCCGATCCTGGACACCGCGCGGTGCGTGGTGCTGGTGCGCGACCCGCGGGACATGGCGGTGTCGCAGTGGTACTCGGTCACGCAGAGCCACGTTGTGCCGAAGGCCGCGGAGGGCGAGCACTTCATGGCGCGCAACCGCGAGCGTGCGCTCGCCCGCGGCAAGGATGCGCATGTCATGCAGGTTGCGCGCGGATTCGATGCGCAGTTCGACCGGCTGCTCAGCAGCGGCATCCTGCACCGCGCCACGACCGCCGTGTTCCGCTACGAGGACGTGATCTTCCGCAAACGCGAATGGGTGGATGCGATCTGCGACTGGTACGGCTGGACCATCGCGGCCGAGACACGCCACGCCGTTGCCGACCGCCACGACGTGCGGCCGGCCACGCCCGACCCGTCGGCGCATATCCGCCAGGTCACGCCCGGCAACCACCGCGAGGAACTGGGCGAGAAGCAGCTCGCGCACATGAATGCGGCGCTGGCACGCTGGCTTGCGATGTTCCGCTACGCCTGA
- a CDS encoding GMC family oxidoreductase, which yields MSPRDEPGGAALRQQPAATADIVIVGGGSAGCILAARLSEDPACRVLLLEAGPPDRDIWISLPAGYAKLYGSGKYDWRYETEAEPNLADRRIHWPRGRVLGGSGSVNGLVFLRGSPHDFDRWAQAGATGWAYRDVEPVFRRIEHWDGAPDPARGADGAIHVREPRKLAPAAAAFVEACIAAGLPRNADWNNGQPIDGAGPVQLNVNGGTRSSSAKEYLRPAMKRANLRVETGVLATRIVLEAGRAVAVEALQDGQPVTFRAAREIVCSAGAIETPKLLMLSGIGDGAALQGLGIPVVHHSPQVGRNLQDHLIAKFIYRSKPCGTLNEILQSPLRKAKMGLDYLLSRAGPLAIGAGEANAFARVTPGAEEAEVQFLFVNFSTFDYMKGLQDFPGFMFNYGVCRPESRGEVFLKSPDVRDKPGIRANYLDHPNDVRVMLGAARLGRRIAQQSPLAALIEEELRPGPDATTDDALLSNIRATAGTVFHPCGTAAMGSVLDPQLRLRGIDGLRVADASAFPLIPSPNIQPAVMLVAERAAAFIKAGA from the coding sequence GTGAGCCCGCGCGACGAACCCGGCGGCGCGGCGCTGCGCCAGCAACCCGCCGCCACCGCCGACATCGTCATCGTCGGCGGCGGTTCGGCCGGCTGCATCCTGGCGGCGCGGCTCAGCGAGGACCCCGCCTGCCGCGTGCTGCTGCTGGAAGCAGGGCCGCCCGATCGCGACATCTGGATCAGCCTGCCCGCCGGCTACGCGAAGCTGTATGGCAGCGGCAAGTACGACTGGCGCTACGAGACCGAGGCCGAGCCCAACCTCGCCGACCGCCGCATCCACTGGCCGCGCGGGCGCGTGCTGGGCGGGTCCGGCAGCGTGAATGGCCTGGTCTTCCTGCGCGGCTCCCCGCACGATTTCGACCGCTGGGCGCAGGCGGGCGCGACCGGCTGGGCCTACCGCGACGTCGAACCCGTCTTCCGCCGCATCGAACACTGGGACGGCGCGCCCGATCCCGCGCGTGGCGCCGATGGCGCGATCCATGTGCGCGAACCGCGCAAACTGGCACCTGCCGCCGCGGCCTTCGTCGAGGCCTGCATCGCTGCCGGCCTGCCGCGCAACGCCGACTGGAACAACGGCCAGCCGATCGACGGCGCGGGGCCGGTGCAGCTCAACGTGAACGGCGGTACGCGCTCCTCGTCCGCGAAGGAATACCTGCGCCCGGCGATGAAGCGCGCCAACCTGCGCGTGGAAACCGGCGTGCTCGCCACGCGCATCGTGCTGGAGGCTGGCCGCGCGGTAGCGGTGGAAGCCCTGCAGGACGGCCAGCCGGTCACCTTCCGCGCGGCGCGCGAGATCGTCTGCTCGGCCGGCGCGATCGAGACGCCGAAACTGCTCATGCTCTCGGGCATCGGCGATGGCGCGGCACTGCAGGGCCTGGGCATCCCGGTCGTGCATCACAGCCCGCAAGTCGGGCGCAACCTGCAGGACCACCTGATCGCGAAGTTCATCTACCGGTCGAAGCCCTGCGGCACGCTGAACGAGATCCTGCAATCGCCGCTGCGCAAGGCGAAGATGGGACTCGACTACCTGCTCTCGCGCGCCGGCCCGCTCGCGATCGGCGCGGGGGAAGCCAATGCCTTCGCGCGCGTGACACCTGGCGCCGAGGAAGCCGAGGTGCAGTTCCTCTTCGTGAACTTCTCAACCTTCGACTACATGAAGGGGCTGCAGGACTTCCCCGGCTTCATGTTCAACTACGGCGTCTGCCGCCCCGAAAGCCGCGGCGAGGTCTTCCTGAAATCGCCCGACGTGCGGGACAAGCCCGGCATCCGCGCCAACTACCTCGACCATCCGAACGACGTGCGCGTCATGCTGGGCGCGGCACGGCTCGGTCGGCGCATCGCGCAGCAATCCCCGCTCGCGGCGCTGATCGAGGAAGAACTCCGCCCCGGGCCGGACGCGACCACGGACGACGCGCTGCTGTCGAATATCCGCGCCACAGCCGGCACCGTCTTCCACCCCTGCGGCACGGCGGCGATGGGCAGCGTGCTCGATCCGCAACTGCGCCTGCGCGGCATCGACGGGCTGCGCGTGGCGGATGCCTCGGCCTTTCCGCTGATCCCCTCGCCCAATATCCAGCCGGCGGTGATGCTGGTGGCGGAACGCGCGGCCGCTTTCATCAAGGCCGGCGCCTGA
- a CDS encoding DUF983 domain-containing protein codes for MPIWKVALLGRCPRCGQGALFRGLLDIRDTCDACGLDLRAHDAGDGPAVAGIFVIGALTVGLAIWVDVRFTPPLWVHAVLWPALVLPASVVTMRVAKAALAALQWRHRRDAS; via the coding sequence GTGCCCATCTGGAAGGTCGCGCTGCTGGGTCGCTGTCCGCGCTGCGGGCAGGGGGCACTGTTCCGCGGCCTGCTCGACATCCGCGACACCTGCGATGCCTGCGGACTCGACCTGCGGGCGCATGATGCCGGGGACGGACCGGCGGTGGCCGGCATCTTCGTCATCGGGGCGCTGACCGTGGGGCTCGCGATCTGGGTGGATGTGCGGTTCACCCCGCCGCTCTGGGTCCATGCGGTGCTGTGGCCGGCGCTGGTGCTGCCGGCGTCGGTGGTCACGATGCGCGTGGCCAAGGCCGCGCTGGCGGCGTTGCAGTGGCGCCATCGGCGGGACGCATCGTGA
- a CDS encoding threonine ammonia-lyase, whose protein sequence is MTDTLPTFDDVRAAAERLSGRIVQTPLLRHRLLDEIAGATVLVKPEPLQRTGSFKLRGATNAALLLDAEARRGGIVTHSSGNHGQACAAAAHMLGMKATIAMPTDAPAIKVAATRRWGAEIVPYDRHGVDRDALAASLAAERGATVIPPFDHPHVIAGQGTVALELIEDAGALGLVPDAVAVCTGGGGLIAGCVLALEALAPKAEVWAVEPEGWDDTKRSLEAGRRLPNSVTGSPLCDALLAKQPGALTFAINHRHLAGGVVVTEAEVLRAMRFAFEHLKIVVEPGGAVALAAVLAGRVAARGGVIGVVVSGGNVDPGVFARALAA, encoded by the coding sequence ATGACCGACACCCTTCCGACCTTCGACGATGTCCGCGCCGCCGCCGAACGGCTCTCCGGGCGCATCGTGCAAACGCCGCTGCTGCGCCATCGCCTGCTGGACGAGATCGCCGGCGCCACCGTCCTGGTGAAGCCCGAACCCCTGCAACGCACCGGGTCCTTCAAGTTGCGCGGGGCCACCAATGCCGCGCTGCTGCTCGATGCCGAGGCGCGGCGCGGTGGCATCGTGACGCATTCCTCTGGCAATCATGGCCAGGCCTGCGCCGCCGCGGCGCACATGCTCGGCATGAAGGCGACCATTGCCATGCCGACCGACGCGCCCGCGATCAAGGTCGCCGCCACGCGGCGCTGGGGGGCGGAGATCGTCCCCTACGACCGCCACGGCGTCGATCGCGACGCGTTGGCCGCAAGCCTTGCAGCGGAGCGCGGCGCGACCGTCATCCCGCCCTTCGACCACCCGCATGTCATTGCCGGCCAGGGCACCGTGGCGCTGGAACTGATCGAGGATGCCGGCGCGCTCGGCCTGGTGCCGGATGCCGTCGCGGTCTGCACCGGCGGCGGCGGGCTGATCGCCGGCTGCGTGCTGGCGCTCGAGGCACTCGCGCCAAAGGCCGAGGTCTGGGCTGTCGAGCCCGAGGGCTGGGACGACACGAAGCGGTCGCTGGAAGCCGGCCGCCGCCTGCCCAACAGCGTCACCGGCAGCCCGCTTTGCGACGCGCTGCTGGCCAAGCAACCCGGCGCGCTGACCTTCGCCATCAACCACCGCCACCTGGCCGGCGGCGTGGTGGTGACGGAAGCCGAGGTGCTGCGCGCCATGCGCTTCGCCTTCGAACACCTCAAGATCGTGGTGGAACCCGGCGGGGCAGTGGCGCTTGCGGCGGTGCTGGCCGGTCGCGTCGCCGCACGCGGCGGCGTGATCGGCGTGGTGGTCAGCGGCGGTAATGTCGACCCGGGGGTCTTCGCCCGCGCGCTGGCGGCCTGA
- a CDS encoding carboxypeptidase M32 gives MPNAAYRRLKTRFARIATLGEAASMLHWDASAMMPPGGGAARGEQLAALAGLSHELLTAPIVAEDLEIATAEGPWEETNLALMVRTHARATALPTELVEASARANSACEKIWREAKAQADFARVAPALAEVVRLQRETAQALAAALSMDPYDALMDGYQRGVTAADVEPVFAAYEAFLAEALPRAEAIQAARPVALPLPGPFPVAAQRDLCARLSARIGLDYGHARLDESLHPFCGGTPTDVRITTFYDEQDVAKAMLGVLHETGHALYERGLPAAFARQPVGEAAGMAAHESQSLIVEMQACRSDAFLGFLGGELRAAFGGDAAAYAPGNLARHWRRVERGFIRVDADEITYPAHVILRFRLERAMIQGTLEVADLPGAWNEGMQRMLGITPPDDTKGCLQDIHWHDGAFGYFPSYTLGAMAAAQLMKAARAAEPGLDAALAQGDMAPLLSWLRVHVHGKGSLLGFQDLLRAATGRPLDPQDFMDHLRARYLDA, from the coding sequence ATGCCCAATGCCGCCTATCGCCGACTCAAGACCCGCTTCGCCCGCATCGCCACGCTGGGCGAGGCCGCGTCGATGCTGCACTGGGATGCCTCGGCCATGATGCCGCCGGGCGGCGGCGCGGCGCGGGGCGAGCAGCTCGCGGCCCTGGCCGGGCTCTCGCACGAATTGCTGACCGCACCCATCGTCGCCGAGGACCTCGAGATCGCGACGGCCGAAGGCCCCTGGGAGGAGACGAACCTGGCGCTGATGGTGCGCACGCATGCGCGTGCCACCGCCCTGCCGACCGAACTGGTGGAAGCCAGCGCGCGGGCCAATTCAGCCTGCGAGAAGATCTGGCGCGAGGCGAAGGCGCAGGCCGATTTCGCGCGCGTCGCTCCGGCCCTGGCCGAGGTCGTGCGCCTGCAGCGCGAGACCGCGCAGGCGCTGGCCGCGGCGCTGTCCATGGATCCCTACGATGCGCTGATGGATGGCTACCAGCGCGGCGTGACGGCGGCCGATGTCGAACCTGTCTTTGCGGCCTACGAGGCCTTCCTGGCGGAGGCGCTGCCGCGCGCCGAGGCGATCCAGGCCGCGCGCCCGGTGGCGCTGCCGCTGCCCGGGCCGTTCCCGGTGGCGGCGCAGCGCGACCTGTGCGCGCGGCTGTCCGCACGCATCGGGCTCGACTACGGTCACGCGCGGCTCGATGAATCGCTGCATCCCTTCTGCGGTGGCACGCCCACCGATGTGCGCATCACCACCTTCTACGACGAGCAGGATGTCGCGAAGGCGATGCTCGGCGTGCTGCACGAGACCGGGCACGCGCTGTACGAACGCGGCCTGCCCGCGGCCTTCGCGCGCCAGCCGGTGGGCGAGGCCGCCGGCATGGCGGCGCATGAATCACAGTCGCTGATCGTCGAGATGCAGGCCTGCCGGTCCGACGCCTTCCTGGGCTTCTTGGGCGGCGAACTGCGCGCGGCCTTCGGCGGCGATGCGGCGGCCTACGCGCCGGGCAACCTGGCGCGGCACTGGCGGCGCGTGGAGCGCGGCTTCATCCGCGTCGATGCCGACGAGATCACCTATCCCGCCCATGTCATTCTGCGCTTCCGGCTGGAGCGCGCGATGATCCAGGGCACGCTCGAGGTCGCCGACCTGCCGGGCGCGTGGAACGAGGGCATGCAGCGCATGCTCGGCATCACGCCGCCCGATGATACGAAGGGCTGCCTGCAGGACATCCATTGGCACGACGGCGCCTTCGGCTACTTCCCGTCCTATACGCTGGGGGCGATGGCGGCGGCGCAACTGATGAAGGCGGCGCGCGCGGCCGAGCCTGGCCTCGACGCTGCCCTCGCGCAGGGCGACATGGCGCCGCTGCTCTCCTGGCTGCGCGTGCATGTGCATGGCAAGGGATCGCTGCTCGGCTTCCAGGACCTGCTGCGCGCCGCCACCGGTAGGCCACTCGACCCGCAGGACTTCATGGACCATCTGCGGGCGCGCTACCTCGATGCCTGA
- a CDS encoding ABC transporter substrate-binding protein, with amino-acid sequence MSNNGITRRGAMRSGAGVVAAGALGAPMVHAQGTAGSLRFAFWDHWVPGANGALQQLAQRWGERNRVNMTLDFINTTGNQLQLTIAAQAQSRSGHDGISLLPWDPGTYASQLEPCDDVMGRLVAKYGAVNPVAEFLGKREGAWRGVPATAGTQTKPACVRFDLLQQHAGIDIRAMWPARNERGPTADQWTWDTFLRAAEACHRAGVPFGLPMGQFTDAVDWVGALFISYGARITDERGNPTIRGNQELRQAIDYAVRLSRFLPNDVWAWDDASNNRALISGRSALIFNPPSAWAVAKRDAPQVAENCWTVPMPAGPRGRYLAYLPYITGIWAFGRNKTAAKAFLEFISERESAELCSTMSQGYDIPPFLSMSDFPVWEREGPPVGTIFNYPLKAHQQATYSIAFSPAPPELAQQMYIRALNTQVIARIAQGGENMETALGWLEREITNMRRGG; translated from the coding sequence ATGTCCAATAACGGGATCACCCGGCGCGGCGCGATGCGCAGCGGGGCGGGTGTGGTTGCGGCAGGCGCGCTCGGCGCGCCCATGGTGCATGCGCAGGGAACCGCGGGTAGCCTGCGCTTCGCCTTCTGGGATCACTGGGTTCCGGGTGCCAATGGCGCGCTGCAGCAGCTCGCGCAGCGCTGGGGCGAGCGCAACCGCGTCAACATGACGCTCGACTTCATCAACACAACCGGCAACCAGCTGCAGCTGACCATCGCCGCGCAGGCGCAGTCGCGCAGCGGGCATGACGGCATCAGCCTGCTGCCGTGGGATCCGGGCACCTATGCCAGCCAGCTGGAACCCTGCGACGACGTGATGGGGCGCCTTGTCGCGAAGTACGGCGCGGTCAACCCGGTCGCCGAGTTCCTGGGCAAGCGCGAGGGCGCCTGGCGCGGCGTGCCGGCCACGGCCGGCACCCAGACCAAGCCGGCCTGCGTGCGCTTCGACCTGCTGCAGCAGCATGCGGGCATCGACATCCGCGCCATGTGGCCCGCCCGCAACGAGCGCGGGCCGACCGCCGACCAGTGGACCTGGGACACCTTCCTGCGCGCCGCCGAGGCCTGCCACCGCGCCGGTGTTCCCTTTGGCCTGCCGATGGGCCAGTTCACCGACGCGGTCGACTGGGTGGGCGCGCTGTTCATCTCCTACGGCGCGCGCATCACCGACGAACGCGGCAACCCAACGATCCGCGGCAACCAGGAACTGCGCCAGGCGATCGACTACGCGGTGCGCCTGTCGCGCTTCCTGCCCAACGATGTCTGGGCGTGGGACGATGCGTCGAACAACCGCGCGCTGATCTCGGGGCGCTCGGCGCTGATCTTCAACCCGCCCTCGGCCTGGGCGGTGGCGAAGCGCGATGCGCCGCAGGTGGCGGAGAATTGCTGGACCGTTCCGATGCCGGCCGGCCCGCGCGGCCGCTACCTGGCCTACCTGCCCTACATCACGGGCATCTGGGCGTTCGGGCGCAACAAGACCGCCGCCAAGGCGTTCCTGGAATTCATCTCGGAGCGCGAGAGCGCGGAACTCTGCTCGACCATGTCGCAGGGCTACGATATCCCGCCCTTCCTGAGCATGTCGGACTTCCCGGTGTGGGAACGCGAAGGGCCGCCGGTCGGCACGATCTTCAACTATCCGCTGAAGGCGCACCAGCAGGCGACCTACTCCATCGCCTTCTCCCCGGCGCCTCCGGAACTGGCGCAGCAGATGTACATCCGCGCGCTCAACACCCAGGTGATCGCGCGCATCGCCCAGGGTGGCGAGAACATGGAGACCGCGCTCGGCTGGCTCGAGCGCGAGATCACCAACATGCGCCGCGGCGGCTGA
- a CDS encoding Bug family tripartite tricarboxylate transporter substrate binding protein, which yields MQRRSLIALAVLAAPAVARAQAFPDRTITLVSGFAPGGSTDITARLLADRMQGFLPNGRIVVENRPGASGTVAADWLRRQPADGHVLMLNEASSHILIPNAMQGGTRYNPIDDFTHVGMVANGPLILVAKPNFPAANAAEAVARLRAGPQDDMPYASSGVGSIPHFAGEAIAVSLNLGGRFAHVPYRSGGLMVESIARGETAWGVAVLASAAAQVRDNRVRGIALTGLERFPAFPDIPTLAESGIPGFDLGNWFSVLGPPRMPAAVTSALNGAINQALRDPQLRDRFLVAGITPWTRPNTPDDTRAFFVAELEKFKGVVERTGVRMEP from the coding sequence ATGCAACGCCGCAGCCTGATCGCCCTCGCCGTGCTCGCCGCTCCTGCGGTGGCACGCGCGCAAGCCTTCCCCGACCGCACCATCACACTGGTCAGCGGCTTCGCGCCGGGCGGATCCACCGACATCACCGCGCGGCTGCTCGCTGACCGGATGCAGGGCTTCCTGCCGAATGGGCGCATCGTGGTGGAGAACCGGCCTGGCGCCTCCGGCACCGTCGCCGCCGACTGGCTGCGCCGCCAACCCGCCGACGGCCACGTGCTGATGCTGAACGAAGCGTCGTCCCACATCCTCATCCCCAACGCCATGCAGGGCGGCACCCGGTACAACCCGATCGACGACTTCACCCATGTCGGCATGGTTGCGAACGGCCCGCTGATCCTGGTGGCGAAGCCGAACTTCCCGGCGGCGAACGCGGCAGAAGCCGTGGCGCGGCTGCGCGCGGGCCCGCAGGACGACATGCCCTATGCGTCGTCGGGCGTGGGCTCCATCCCGCATTTCGCGGGCGAGGCGATCGCCGTTTCGCTCAACCTCGGCGGCCGCTTCGCGCATGTGCCCTATCGCTCGGGCGGGCTGATGGTCGAGAGCATCGCGCGCGGCGAGACCGCATGGGGTGTCGCGGTGCTCGCCTCCGCCGCCGCGCAGGTGCGCGACAATCGTGTGCGCGGCATCGCGCTGACCGGGCTCGAGCGCTTCCCCGCCTTCCCAGACATCCCGACACTTGCGGAATCCGGCATCCCCGGCTTCGACCTGGGCAATTGGTTCTCGGTGCTGGGCCCGCCGCGCATGCCCGCCGCCGTCACCAGCGCGCTGAACGGCGCGATCAACCAGGCGTTGCGCGACCCGCAGCTGCGCGACCGCTTCCTGGTCGCCGGCATCACGCCCTGGACACGGCCGAACACGCCCGACGACACGCGCGCTTTCTTCGTCGCCGAGCTGGAGAAGTTCAAGGGCGTCGTCGAGCGCACCGGCGTGCGCATGGAACCGTGA
- a CDS encoding NAD(P)/FAD-dependent oxidoreductase, whose protein sequence is MDTHAFDALVIGAGIAGATAAAHLSVTRRVALLEAEESAGYHATGRSAAIWIRNYGSPDARIFTAASRAFFESPPPGFADAPLMRPRPVVHLAPADQVHHLRAMIAEGDDMREIPVAEVQAMVPALRPGYAAMAAIESDCFDIDVAAMHQGFLRQARAAGGTLALRARAGRIWHQAGTWHAETSAGAVFTAPVIINAAGAWGDEVARIAGLDPIGLQPKRRTACIIDPGEHDCADWPLLGDADHGWYVRAEARRKLMVSPADETDSAPCDAQPDEYDVAVAIDRMQQALDIPVARIEHRWAGLRSFTPDRGLAVGEGTERGFFWMVGQGGYGMQTAPAAGMLLAALVDGRDPGALAAAVPLCDPLRFARKAAA, encoded by the coding sequence ATGGACACCCACGCCTTCGACGCCCTCGTGATCGGCGCCGGGATCGCCGGCGCAACGGCTGCCGCGCATCTCTCCGTCACCCGCCGTGTCGCGCTGCTGGAAGCCGAGGAGAGCGCCGGCTACCACGCCACAGGGCGCTCGGCCGCCATCTGGATCCGCAACTACGGCAGCCCGGATGCGCGCATCTTCACGGCCGCGTCGCGCGCCTTCTTCGAATCGCCGCCGCCAGGCTTCGCCGATGCGCCGCTGATGCGCCCGCGCCCCGTGGTGCATCTCGCGCCGGCCGACCAAGTGCACCACCTGCGCGCCATGATCGCCGAGGGCGACGACATGCGCGAAATCCCCGTGGCCGAGGTCCAGGCCATGGTCCCCGCGCTGCGCCCCGGCTACGCCGCCATGGCCGCGATCGAATCCGACTGCTTCGACATCGATGTCGCCGCGATGCACCAGGGCTTCCTGCGCCAGGCGCGCGCCGCCGGCGGCACGCTGGCGCTGCGCGCGCGCGCCGGGCGCATCTGGCACCAGGCTGGCACCTGGCACGCCGAAACCAGCGCCGGCGCCGTCTTCACCGCCCCCGTCATCATCAACGCCGCCGGCGCCTGGGGCGACGAGGTCGCGCGCATCGCCGGGCTCGATCCCATCGGCCTGCAGCCCAAGCGCCGCACCGCCTGCATCATCGACCCGGGCGAGCACGACTGCGCCGACTGGCCGCTGCTCGGCGATGCCGACCACGGCTGGTACGTGCGCGCCGAGGCCCGCCGCAAGCTGATGGTCAGCCCCGCCGACGAGACCGACTCCGCCCCCTGCGACGCACAGCCCGACGAATACGACGTGGCCGTCGCGATCGACCGCATGCAGCAGGCGCTGGACATCCCCGTGGCGCGCATCGAACACCGCTGGGCCGGCCTGCGCAGCTTCACGCCCGACCGTGGCCTAGCTGTCGGCGAAGGGACCGAGCGCGGCTTCTTCTGGATGGTCGGCCAGGGCGGCTACGGGATGCAGACCGCACCTGCGGCGGGCATGCTGCTTGCCGCGCTGGTCGACGGGCGCGACCCCGGCGCGCTCGCCGCCGCGGTGCCGCTGTGTGACCCGCTCCGCTTCGCCCGCAAGGCCGCCGCATGA
- a CDS encoding DUF1345 domain-containing protein, with amino-acid sequence MRLRLRHRPSLVVALAVLLAAGCIAALVPGVSPRAAFLFGWCAGAATHTVLLLRHLAVTPPARLRHQAALLEDSRWAILGTSLMAALTALLGVVSEIGGGGPRPAHAMALGVATITLSWLYLHVLFAAHYAHAYWLAEGGLDFPGGKEPDWLEFLYLSFTVGMTAQVSDVTTSSPAMRRMVLAHGLASFAFNAAILGVAVNLLAGSAAG; translated from the coding sequence ATGCGCCTGAGGCTGCGGCACCGCCCATCGCTGGTCGTGGCGCTGGCCGTCCTGCTGGCCGCGGGCTGCATCGCGGCCCTGGTCCCAGGCGTCTCGCCGCGCGCCGCCTTCCTGTTCGGCTGGTGCGCCGGCGCCGCGACGCATACGGTGCTGCTGCTGCGGCACCTGGCCGTCACGCCGCCAGCGCGGCTGCGCCACCAGGCGGCGCTGCTTGAGGACAGCCGCTGGGCGATCCTCGGCACCTCGCTCATGGCAGCCCTGACGGCGCTGCTCGGTGTTGTGAGCGAGATCGGCGGCGGTGGCCCGCGCCCGGCGCATGCGATGGCGCTCGGCGTCGCGACGATCACGCTGTCCTGGCTGTATCTGCACGTGCTGTTCGCAGCGCATTACGCGCACGCCTACTGGCTGGCGGAGGGCGGGTTGGACTTCCCCGGCGGCAAGGAGCCGGACTGGCTGGAGTTCCTTTATCTCAGCTTCACCGTCGGCATGACAGCGCAGGTCTCGGACGTGACGACCTCCTCCCCGGCGATGCGACGCATGGTGCTGGCGCACGGCCTGGCGTCGTTCGCGTTCAACGCGGCCATCCTCGGCGTCGCCGTCAACCTCCTCGCAGGCAGCGCGGCGGGCTGA
- a CDS encoding SURF1 family protein, giving the protein MSNTPGPRRLILPLLVTLPVMLVLVGLGTWQAQRLGWKAGILARIDAAEAGPPASLPADPVPFTKVEATGRFDHAREALVGLEVRGAVLGSRLVTPLLREGAPAILVDRGWVPIEGRAGVDQPAGDLRVTGWVRPVERVGLFSATDDAPGRRFYTFDPAVIGPALGLPAVASFGLVALGEGEGLPQADRRLPRPSNNHLGYAITWYGLAVALAGVFFVWARRRLKD; this is encoded by the coding sequence ATGTCGAACACGCCCGGGCCGCGCAGGCTCATCCTTCCGCTGCTCGTGACACTGCCGGTCATGCTGGTGCTGGTTGGCCTGGGCACCTGGCAGGCGCAGCGCCTGGGCTGGAAGGCCGGCATCCTGGCGCGCATCGATGCGGCCGAGGCCGGGCCGCCCGCATCCCTGCCCGCCGACCCGGTCCCGTTCACCAAAGTCGAGGCCACGGGGCGCTTCGACCATGCGCGCGAAGCGCTGGTCGGGCTCGAGGTGCGCGGCGCCGTGCTCGGCTCCCGCCTGGTCACGCCGCTGTTGCGGGAGGGCGCGCCGGCCATCCTGGTGGATCGCGGCTGGGTGCCGATCGAGGGCCGCGCGGGCGTAGACCAGCCCGCGGGCGATCTGCGCGTGACCGGCTGGGTGCGCCCGGTCGAGCGCGTCGGCCTGTTCTCCGCCACCGACGACGCGCCCGGGCGGCGCTTCTACACCTTTGACCCGGCGGTGATCGGGCCGGCGCTGGGGCTGCCGGCCGTCGCATCCTTCGGCCTGGTGGCGCTGGGCGAGGGCGAGGGGCTGCCGCAGGCCGACCGGCGCCTGCCGCGCCCCTCCAACAATCATCTCGGCTATGCCATCACGTGGTACGGCCTTGCCGTCGCGCTCGCGGGCGTCTTTTTCGTCTGGGCGCGGCGGCGGTTGAAGGACTGA